One stretch of Pelmatolapia mariae isolate MD_Pm_ZW linkage group LG3_W, Pm_UMD_F_2, whole genome shotgun sequence DNA includes these proteins:
- the LOC134623928 gene encoding P2Y purinoceptor 14-like, with protein sequence MKFYCCRVRQQASSSLMVYMKNLTAADFLLCLSLPLRISHYASSSPIGQQLYCSFGASALYLNMYASIIFMGYIAANRYLKIVHPSGTHVLQTVRTAHIVSMVTWVFLLAASITYTILFFITDKPLTSNSIRCDYMLGTSVTLFYKIIHVSCAIIFLVVFIFLVFFYYSTSCRVLQAQLSQLASSGSEKLVKSRRNMLVLVSIFCVCFVPYHLVRLPYTILWNSCSAGWILYYMKELATMVSVFNICLDPVVYFYLCKTFRAQVNLRKVLRGKNIQQANQESESRKEQADIVTATS encoded by the exons ATGAAGTTTTACTGTTGTCGAGTTCGGCAGCAGGCATCAAGCAGCTTGATGGTCTACATGAAGAACCTGACAGCTGCTGACTTCCTGCTCTGCCTCTCTCTGCCACTGCGCATCTCCCACTATGCCAGCAGCTCTCCTATTGGTCAGCAGCTCTACTGCAGCTTTGGAGCTTCTGCCTTGTACCTCAACATGTACGCCAGCATCATCTTTATGGGGTACATTGCTGCCAACAG GTATCTGAAAATCGTCCATCCTTCAGGAACTCACGTCCTGCAGACAGTGCGAACTGCCCACATCGTCTCCATGGTCACCTGGGTTTTTCTTCTGGCTGCATCAATTACATACACCATCCTGTTTTTCATCACCGACAAACCACTGACCTCTAACTCCATCAGGTGTGATTATATGTTAGGCACATCGGTCACCCTGTTCTACAAAATTATCCATGTCAGCTGCGCCATCATCTTCCTCGTGGTCTTCATATTCCTGGTCTTCTTCTACTACAGCACCTCCTGTAGGGTGTTGCAGGCACAGCTCAGTCAGCTGGCCTCCTCTGGCTCTGAGAAGCTGGTGAAGTCTCGCAGGAACATGTTGGTGCTGGTCAGcatcttctgtgtttgttttgtgccctATCACCTGGTTCGACTTCCCTACACTATTCTGTGGAACAGCTGCTCTGCGGGCTGGATATTGTACTACATGAAGGAATTGGCCACCATGGTGTCAGTTTTCAACATCTGTCTGGACCCTGTTGTTTACTTTTACCTCTGTAAGACTTTTCGGGCTCAGGTGAACCTGAGAAAGGTCTTGAGGGGAAAGAACATCCAACAAGCAAACCAGGAGAGTGAGAGCAGGAAGGAGCAGGCTGACATTGTTACAGCAACAAGTTAA
- the LOC134623929 gene encoding P2Y purinoceptor 14-like, whose protein sequence is MAESMADSKSMTSSVNQTCDPVVPSVNPFFMLVYSLLFLVGLLLNGFILKFYISQTQQRASSSLMVYLKNLTAADFLLCLCLPLRIIHYASSSGIVYILHCSIGATSLYLNMYTSILFMGYIAVNRYLKIVHPSGTHILQTERTAQIVSTVTWVFLLALTITYNIMFFITHKPLTSDRCYCGLLFSTSFSVLHKAFQISCTIIFLLVFISLVFFYYSTSCRVLQAQQRQLACSGSEKLVKSRRNMLVLVSIFCVCFVPYHLARLPYAFLWNSYHVGRLLYYLKEVATMVSVFNVCLDPLVYFFLCKTFQSEKGILESQRSKQTNQERESSNKPNQ, encoded by the exons atggcTGAAAGCATGGCTGACTCAAAAAGTATGACTTCATCTGTCAATCAGACCTGTGATCCAGTTGTCCCATCAGTCAACCCTTTCTTTATGCTGGTCTACAGTCTGCTGTTTCTG GTGGGTTTACTCCTCAATGGCTTCATCTTAAAGTTTTACATTTCTCAAACTCAGCAGCGGGCATCCAGCAGCTTGATGGTCTACCTGAAAAACCTGACAGCTGCTGACTTCCTGCTCTGCCTCTGTTTGCCACTGCGAATAATCCACTATGCCAGCAGCTCTGGCATTGTTTACATACTCCACTGCAGCATTGGAGCTACTTCACTGTACCTCAACATGTACACCAGCATCCTTTTCATGGGGTACATCGCTGTTAACAG GTATCTAAAGATCGTCCATCCTTCAGGAACTCACATCCTGCAGACTGAACGAACTGCCCAAATCGTCTCCACGGTCACCTGGGTTTTTCTCCTGGCTCTAACAATCACCTACAACATTATGTTTTTCATCACTCAcaaacctctgacctctgaccgcTGCTACTGTGGGCTCCTCTTCAGTACATCATTCAGTGTCCTTCATAAAGCATTCCAGATCAGTTGCACCATCATCTTCCTCTTAGTCTTCATATCCCTGGTCTTCTTCTACTACAGCACCTCCTGCAGGGTGTTGCAGGCACAGCAGAGGCAGCTGGCCTGCTCTGGCTCTGAGAAGCTGGTGAAGTCTCGCAGGAACATGTTGGTGCTGGTCAGcatcttctgtgtttgttttgtgccctACCACCTGGCTCGTCTTCCTTATGCTTTTCTGTGGAACAGCTACCATGTGGGCCGGCTATTATACTACCTGAAGGAGGTGGCCACCATGGTGTCAGTTTTCAACGTCTGTCTGGACCCTCTTGTTTACTTTTTCCTCTGTAAGACTTTTCAGAGTGAGAAAGGCATCCTGGAGAGTCAACGatccaaacaaacaaatcaggAGCGTGAGAGCAGCAACAAGCCAAACCAATGA
- the LOC134623930 gene encoding P2Y purinoceptor 14-like — protein sequence MADSTNVTSPFNQTCDPVVPSVNPFFVLVYSLVFLVGLLLNGFILKFYIGQAQQQASSSLMVYLKNLTAADFLLCLSLPLRIAHCGSKSFIIRRLYCSFGASTVYVNIYASIIFMCYIAANRYLKIVHPSGTHVLQSLRTAHIISMVTWVCLLAPSITYASLFFITQKPLTFTPSHCGPLFSASVSLLFKILHTLCTIIFLLVFISLVFFYYSTSRRVLQAQQSQLASTNAEKLVKSRRNMLVLVSIFCVCFVPYHLVRLPYAFLWNSCSVGSVLYYLKEAAIMVSVFNICLDPVVYFFLCKTFRAQVRKMSRRVDDPNEPANRPEE from the exons ATGGCTGACTCAACAAATGTGACTTCACCATTCAACCAGACCTGTGATCCAGTTGTCCCATCAGTCAACCCTTTCTTTGTACTGGTCTACAGTCTGGTATTTCTG GTAGGTTTACTCCTCAATGGCTTCATCCTAAAGTTTTACATTGGTCAAGCTCAGCAGCAGGCATCAAGCAGTTTGATGGTCTACCTGAAGAACCTGACAGCTGCTGACTTCCTGCTCTGCCTCTCTCTGCCACTGCGCATCGCCCACTGTGGTAGCAAGTCATTCATCATTCGAAGGCTCTACTGCAGCTTTGGAGCTTCTACTGTCTATGTCAACATTTATGCCAGCATCATATTCATGTGTTATATCGCTGCCAACAG GTATCTGAAGATCGTCCATCCTTCAGGAACTCATGTGCTGCAGTCACTGCGAACTGCGCACATCATCTCCATGGTCACCTGGGTTTGTCTCCTGGCTCCATCAATTACATACGCCAGCCTCTTTTTCATCACCCAGAAACCTCTAACGTTTACCCCCAGCCACTGTGGGCCCCTCTTTAGTGCATCAGTCAGCCTATTGTTCAAGATCCTCCACACCCTGTGCACCATCATCTTCCTCTTAGTCTTCATATCCCTGGTCTTCTTCTACTACAGCACCTCCCGCAGGGTGTTGCAGGCACAGCAGAGTCAGCTGGCCTCCACCAATGCTGAGAAGCTGGTGAAGTCTCGCAGGAACATGTTGGTGCTGGTCAGcatcttctgtgtttgttttgtccccTATCACCTCGTTCGACTTCCCTATGCTTTTCTGTGGAACAGCTGCTCTGTTGGTTCAGTGTTGTACTACCTGAAGGAGGCAGCCATCATGGTGTCAGTTTTCAACATCTGTCTGGACCCTGTTGTTTACTTTTTCCTCTGTAAGACTTTTCGAGCTCAGGTAAGAAAGATGTCCAGGAGAGTTGATGATCCAAACGAACCAGCAAACAGACCAGAAGAGTGA